In Caulobacter sp. X, the sequence GAGAATGTCAGGAGCAGGTCAGTAGCGTTGAGGTTTAGCGACGCAGGTTGGTATCAGCGTGGCGAGTTTGGTCCATTGAAGAAGATGGATAGGTTTAAATCAGACGCCAGCCGCTCATCGGTCTGGGGGCGTTAGGAAAGATCCTCTCGATTTGATCGTCACGCAGCCCGTGTTGCTGTTGGGCGATCGAAGAGAACATCGCTCGATAATCGCTCAAGACTGGTAGATCGCGAGATTCATTGAGGGCTGCTTGGTTAATTGGTGCCTGCTCGCCGACCAGGCGACCGCCCCTAATGGATCCGCCGAGCGCCCAGTACACGCTGCCGTGTCCGTGGTCGGTGCCCCTGTCGCCGTTCTCCTTGAAGGTGCGGCCGAACTCCGAGATCACCACCACGGTCGTATTTGGCCAAGTGTTAGGACCGAGATCCTCGGCTAGGCCCGCGAGGCCGCGGCCTAACTGACCTATCCGGTCGGCCAGCACGCCCGTCGCACCGCCTTGATTGACGTGGGTGTCCCAGCCGCCCACATCGAGGAAGGCCAGATTGTAGTCAGCCTTCATCAGGCGGGCGACGCGGCGGGCGGCCAGTTCGAAGCCGCTGGGGGAGATGGCGTTGCGGTTGGCGGCCACCATTTCTCCGGCCAGAGCGGCATAGGCCTTGTCCCGAGCTGAGAAGCCTTCCTTCACCGCCGCTTCCAGGTCGTGGCCCCGGTACATTTCCTGGATCAGCTTGGCCTGTTGGTCGTCGACACCGGGCTTGCTCACTGAGGTGATGTTGAGGTTCGGCACCGACATCGGCCCTTGGAAGGCCAGAGGCGGCTGGGCCGTGAACGCGATAGGACGGCCACCGGAGAGCTCCTTGGCTAGACGGCCCATGAAGCCTGAGCGGTAGTTCCTGGGCCCGCCCCCCGGCTGGCCAAGCTCAATGGTGTCCTGGGTCTCGAAGTGGCTGCGGGTCATGTCGTCCGTGCCCGCGAACGGAACGAAGGCGATCTGCTTCTTGGTCCACAGGGGATAGAGGCTGTCCTTGAGGGCCGGGTGCAGGCTCCAGTCGCTGTCGAGGGGCAGGGCGGCGTTGGGATTGGCCGGATCCGGTCGCGCGATCGCGATGGTCGGGCGGCTCTCGTAATAGAAGTCGCTGGAGGTGGGGATCACCACATTCATGGCGTCGTAGCCGCCGCGCAGGAAGATCACGAGGAGCCGCTGGTCGGTGGCGGGCGCGCTCCAGGCCCGGCCGCCGACCGCCACCGCCGTCGCGGCTAGGCCCGCGCTCAGAAAGTCTCGACGATGCATGGTGGCGATCTCATCGATGCAGGAACTCAGGGGAGGACAGGAAGAGCGTGTTCCACTCCGCCGGCGACCGGGCCTGAGCGAGGGCCAGCCGCGTCTGAGGGGAAAACCGCTTTTCCAGCGTGTTGTAGAAGAGGGCGTTCTGGAGTTGCGGAAAGGCCGGCTGGTCTTCGGCGCCGGCGGTGTTCGGCTTGAAGAGGCCCGCTGAGTTCCCGCCGATCTGGCGGGCGACTTCGAACATCGTCGTGAGCTGACCCGGGCCCGACCAGGCGGTGTCCTCGAGCGGATAGCCATCGGGCGTGTCGCGATTATAGAGGCCCTGGCCCAGCCGGTTGATCCAGCCTTGCAGGGGCGCGGTGTTAGCGATCGGGCGGCCATCGTAGGCCAGCCGCACAGCCGAGACGGCGTAGTGCACCGGATCCTTAATCTTCTTGCCGAGCGAGGCTTTGAACGCCGACGACTTGAACAGCACGCTCAGCACCTCCGCGATGTCGCCGTCGCTGCGCTGGAATTTGGCGGCCATCCGATCGACCACCTCGGGCGGAGCATCCCCCATGAAATAGAGCGCCAGCTTGCTGGATATGTGCCGCGCGGTCGCCGGATGGCGGGCCAGCGCATCGAGCGTCTGCTCGAATTCCGAAAGCCCGGTCCCTTCGATCTGGCGGCCGAGGACCACCTTGTCGCCAAAGTCGTGCCGCGCCGGATTGAACTCCATCAGTCCGCGCCGGACGTAGAACGCCTGCTGCTCGGCCTTCAGCTTCGGCGCATCAGGCGAGAGGCTGACGCCGATGCCGGTCAATACCCGCGCCATCTCCTCGACGTCCTTTTGGCTGTAGCCCGAGCCGACACCCATCGTATGCAGCTCGAGGATCTCGCGGGCGTAGTTCTCGTTGATGTGGCCGACCGCGTTCTGGTCGTTGTCGAGATAACGCAGCATGGCTGGGTGCAGGTCGGCCGCCTTCAGCAGATTGCGGAACTTGCCCAGCGCGTGCGGGCGGATCGCCTGGTCCTCGTAGTCGCCAACCATCGCCCGGATGTCGCGCTTGTCGGCCTGGACGTTGAAATGGTTCATCCAGAACCAGGTCATCTGTTCCTGGAGCTGATTTGGCGAATAGAGGTCGCGCAGCAGCGAGCGCGCGGCGGCCTGCTGTTTCAGGTCACCCATCGCCTTCTGGTAGGCTTGTTGCGCGGCCTGCCGCGCGGCGGGGTCCGTCAGCTTGTTGGCGGCCCTGTTTTCGGCGTCCATCGCCACGGCAGTCTGCGCCATGGGCTCTTGGGATATGCGCAAGCCGTCGATCTGCGCTTGGGCTTGAGGCGGAAGTTGAGTCGGCCCCGGGGGGCGAAGTTGGCGCTTCAACCAGCGATCCGCCCCTTGCCCCTGAATGTCGGCCAAGGCTTGAGACGTGCGTCCCCAGGTCAAGCGGTCGACGAGGGCGGCGTCATCCAGGGCGCCGGCGCTGGCGGGGACGCAAGAAAGGCAAATGGCAATGGCGAGCCAGAGGCGGCGCATGAACAAGCCCTCGATGAGCCCCGCCATGCTCGGCCTCGGCGAGGGCCGTTTCAAGGCGCAGCGCTGCCTTAGTTGAGGCCGTCTCGGACAGAGACCCGATCGCGCGGTCGGTGTCCCGAGGCAGTCGGATCGCCTCCCGCTCCCTCGCCGACATCGCGATTGTTTGACGGAAAATCCACGCCCGTGCATCGGTGTGAGTGACGACCAGAAGAACAAGGGCGGAAACGTTGTCGGAAGGACGCGCGCGCGTCGTGGCTTGGCTGGGGCGGGAGATCCTGCCCCATGAAGTCGCCGTGCGCGCCTGGCTGAGGCGTTCGTTCGCCGCCGCCGGGGACGTCGACGACATCATTCAGGAGACCTATTGCCGCTTGGCCGCGCTTACCGCCATCGACCACATCGACGAGCCGCGCGGCTATTTCTTCCAGGCCGCGCGCAGCGTGGCCCTGGAGCAGATCCGTCGCGCCCGCGTGGTGCGCATCGAGACGGTCAGCGAGATCGAGGCCCTG encodes:
- a CDS encoding DUF1501 domain-containing protein; this encodes MHRRDFLSAGLAATAVAVGGRAWSAPATDQRLLVIFLRGGYDAMNVVIPTSSDFYYESRPTIAIARPDPANPNAALPLDSDWSLHPALKDSLYPLWTKKQIAFVPFAGTDDMTRSHFETQDTIELGQPGGGPRNYRSGFMGRLAKELSGGRPIAFTAQPPLAFQGPMSVPNLNITSVSKPGVDDQQAKLIQEMYRGHDLEAAVKEGFSARDKAYAALAGEMVAANRNAISPSGFELAARRVARLMKADYNLAFLDVGGWDTHVNQGGATGVLADRIGQLGRGLAGLAEDLGPNTWPNTTVVVISEFGRTFKENGDRGTDHGHGSVYWALGGSIRGGRLVGEQAPINQAALNESRDLPVLSDYRAMFSSIAQQQHGLRDDQIERIFPNAPRPMSGWRLI
- a CDS encoding DUF1800 domain-containing protein, which codes for MAGLIEGLFMRRLWLAIAICLSCVPASAGALDDAALVDRLTWGRTSQALADIQGQGADRWLKRQLRPPGPTQLPPQAQAQIDGLRISQEPMAQTAVAMDAENRAANKLTDPAARQAAQQAYQKAMGDLKQQAAARSLLRDLYSPNQLQEQMTWFWMNHFNVQADKRDIRAMVGDYEDQAIRPHALGKFRNLLKAADLHPAMLRYLDNDQNAVGHINENYAREILELHTMGVGSGYSQKDVEEMARVLTGIGVSLSPDAPKLKAEQQAFYVRRGLMEFNPARHDFGDKVVLGRQIEGTGLSEFEQTLDALARHPATARHISSKLALYFMGDAPPEVVDRMAAKFQRSDGDIAEVLSVLFKSSAFKASLGKKIKDPVHYAVSAVRLAYDGRPIANTAPLQGWINRLGQGLYNRDTPDGYPLEDTAWSGPGQLTTMFEVARQIGGNSAGLFKPNTAGAEDQPAFPQLQNALFYNTLEKRFSPQTRLALAQARSPAEWNTLFLSSPEFLHR